Proteins from one Oncorhynchus masou masou isolate Uvic2021 chromosome 12, UVic_Omas_1.1, whole genome shotgun sequence genomic window:
- the LOC135549004 gene encoding putative keratin-associated protein 4-16, with protein MELCVHGALCSWGPVFMGPCVHGALCSWSSVFMELCVHGALCSWNSVFMEPCVHGALCSWSSVFMELCVHGALCSWSSVFMEPCVHGALCSWSSVFMELCVHGALCSWSSVFMEPCVHGALCSWSPVFMELCVHGALCSWSSVFMELCVHGALCSWSSVFMEHCVHGALCSWSPVFMELCVHGALCSWSSVFMELCVHGALFTLDIINQTVFTSVEPENILNNHTSSLSASPTPPHPTLPYPTLPHPTLPRPASPLPTSPHLTSPYPTPPYLTPP; from the coding sequence ATGGAGCTCTGTGTTCATGGGGCCCTGTGTTCATGGGGCCCTGTGTTCATGGGGCCCTGTGTTCATGGAGCTCTGTGTTCATGGAGCTCTGTGTTCATGGAGCTCTGTGTTCATGGAGCCCTGTGTTCATGGAACTCTGTGTTCATGGAGCCCTGTGTTCATGGAGCTCTGTGTTCATGGAGCTCTGTGTTCATGGAGCTCTGTGTTCATGGAGCTCTGTGTTCATGGAGCTCTGTGTTCATGGAGCCCTGTGTTCATGGAGCTCTGTGTTCATGGAGCTCTGTGTTCATGGAGCTCTGTGTTCATGGAGCTCTGTGTTCATGGAGCTCTGTGTTCATGGAGCCCTGTGTTCATGGAGCTCTGTGTTCATGGAGCCCTGTGTTCATGGAGCTCTGTGTTCATGGAGCTCTGTGTTCATGGAGCTCTGTGTTCATGGAGCTCTGTGTTCATGGAGCTCTGTGTTCATGGAGCTCTGTGTTCATGGAGCACTGTGTTCATGGAGCTCTGTGTTCATGGAGCCCTGTGTTCATGGAGCTCTGTGTTCATGGAGCTCTGTGTTCATGGAGCTCTGTGTTCATGGAGCTCTGTGTTCATGGAGCTCTGTTTACCTTGGACATCATCAACCAAACAGTGTTTACATCAGTGGAGCCTGAGAACATCCTTAACAATCATACTTCCTCCCTCTCCGCTTCacccaccccacctcaccccaccctaccctaccccaccctacctCACCCCACCTTACCCCGCCCTGCCTCACCCCTTCCTACCTCACCCCACCTAACCTCAccctaccccaccccaccctacctTACCCCACCCTAA